In one Prosthecochloris aestuarii DSM 271 genomic region, the following are encoded:
- a CDS encoding energy-coupling factor ABC transporter ATP-binding protein — protein sequence MNCITLKDLHFSYPGTINVFSGLDMQIKDGEKAGITGTNGAGKSTLFLLLMGLLKPQCGTISLWNQSMKTEQDFKQARLKTGFLFQDPDDQLFCPSVEEDIAFALLNRGVRKDEALRKVDAICDRFAIGHLRKRVPFHLSWGQKRLVSLAGILITQPELLLLDEPTAGADERVVSTIVEYLGSYGGTVIISSHDRDFLAATCSSHYHLQESRFESVH from the coding sequence ATGAACTGTATCACACTGAAAGATCTTCACTTCTCCTATCCCGGCACGATCAATGTCTTCAGCGGGCTTGATATGCAGATAAAAGATGGAGAAAAAGCCGGAATAACCGGGACAAACGGAGCAGGTAAAAGCACCCTGTTTCTGCTGCTGATGGGCCTGTTAAAGCCCCAATGCGGAACCATTTCACTGTGGAACCAGTCTATGAAAACAGAACAGGACTTCAAACAAGCGAGACTGAAAACAGGGTTTCTGTTCCAGGATCCTGACGATCAGCTCTTCTGTCCGAGTGTTGAAGAAGATATTGCCTTTGCGCTCCTGAACCGGGGAGTCAGGAAAGATGAGGCACTCAGAAAAGTTGACGCAATCTGCGACAGGTTCGCTATCGGTCATCTCAGAAAAAGGGTTCCCTTCCACCTCTCCTGGGGTCAGAAACGCCTCGTGTCACTGGCAGGAATCCTGATCACTCAACCAGAGCTCCTCCTGCTCGATGAACCCACAGCCGGTGCAGACGAAAGGGTTGTCAGCACAATCGTCGAATACCTTGGATCATACGGAGGCACCGTCATCATCTCCTCTCATGACCGTGACTTTCTCGCTGCCACATGCAGCAGCCACTACCATCTTCAGGAAAGCCGGTTTGAAAGCGTGCATTGA
- a CDS encoding YgaP family membrane protein — MNIDRLVFAIAGCFVVASVLLSVYHNPNWLWFTGFVGLNLFQAAFTGFCPLAKVLKAAGVEPGSAFK; from the coding sequence ATGAATATAGATCGTCTTGTTTTTGCCATTGCCGGTTGTTTTGTTGTAGCCAGCGTTTTGCTTTCTGTGTATCATAACCCGAACTGGTTATGGTTTACCGGTTTTGTCGGATTAAATCTTTTTCAGGCGGCATTTACCGGTTTCTGTCCTCTGGCAAAAGTTCTTAAAGCCGCTGGAGTTGAACCCGGCAGTGCATTTAAGTAG
- a CDS encoding 3-deoxy-7-phosphoheptulonate synthase, with protein MQQLQDLRVSNITRLTAPQTFKQRLPVTEEIARTVLDGREEVENILSGKDSRMLVIVGPCSIHDIKAAMEYAVRLKALRDELKDDLCIVMRVYFEKPRTTIGWKGFINDPHLDGSFDIEHGLHYARKLLLDINALGLPTATEFLDPFTPQYVSDLVSWAAIGARTIESQTHRQMASGLSMPVGFKNSTDGRIQAAIDALRSAMHAHSFLGIDQEGHSSVITTTGNPFGHIVLRGGSQKPNYDPDNIADAERRLQAAHLPSAIMVDCSHANSGKKHEQQANVWDNIVEQRVNGTTSIIGVMIESNLFCGNQPFPDDPSSLQYGVSITDACIAWNETETLLRKGAVRLHEVLRKSELS; from the coding sequence ATGCAGCAATTACAGGATTTACGTGTTTCAAACATTACTCGACTGACTGCACCGCAAACCTTCAAGCAACGCCTTCCGGTGACGGAAGAGATTGCCAGAACGGTTTTAGACGGTCGCGAGGAAGTTGAAAATATTTTATCCGGAAAAGATTCCCGGATGCTTGTTATCGTCGGTCCGTGTTCGATTCACGATATCAAGGCGGCAATGGAGTATGCCGTTCGACTCAAGGCTCTGCGCGATGAACTGAAGGATGATCTTTGTATCGTCATGCGTGTTTATTTCGAGAAACCAAGGACAACGATCGGCTGGAAAGGGTTTATCAACGACCCGCACCTCGATGGTTCATTTGATATCGAGCATGGATTGCATTATGCCCGCAAACTGCTTCTTGATATCAATGCCCTGGGGCTTCCTACAGCTACGGAGTTTCTCGATCCGTTTACACCTCAGTATGTATCTGATCTTGTCAGCTGGGCGGCGATTGGAGCAAGAACCATCGAGTCTCAGACACATCGTCAGATGGCCAGCGGCCTGTCGATGCCGGTAGGGTTCAAGAACTCCACCGATGGTCGTATTCAGGCTGCCATTGATGCATTACGGTCGGCCATGCATGCTCACAGTTTTCTTGGTATCGATCAGGAGGGGCACAGCAGTGTCATCACCACGACGGGCAATCCGTTTGGCCATATTGTGCTGCGTGGCGGTTCCCAGAAGCCGAACTACGATCCGGACAATATTGCCGACGCTGAGCGGAGGCTGCAGGCAGCACATCTGCCATCTGCCATTATGGTTGATTGCAGTCATGCCAATTCGGGGAAAAAGCATGAACAGCAGGCCAACGTCTGGGATAATATTGTCGAACAGCGCGTCAACGGTACGACAAGTATCATCGGCGTGATGATCGAAAGTAATCTGTTCTGCGGAAATCAGCCTTTTCCTGACGATCCATCTTCCCTGCAGTACGGTGTTTCGATTACCGATGCCTGCATTGCATGGAATGAAACTGAGACGCTCTTAAGGAAAGGCGCGGTGAGACTTCATGAAGTGCTTCGAAAATCTGAGCTTTCTTAA
- a CDS encoding ArsA family ATPase, producing the protein MRNIIFTGKGGVGKTSVAAATALKAADMGYKTLIMSTDPAHSLGDSLDVQLGPSPVKVAENLWGQEVSVFGDLNLNWDVVREHFAQLMESRGVEGIYAEEMGVLPGMEELFSLSYIKRYNEEESDYDLLVVDCAPTGETLRLLSLPETFGWFIKLIRNVEKYMVKPMIRPLSKKVKKIDSMVAPEEVYEKVDNLFASTEGIIELLADGSKSTVRLVMNPEKMVIKESMRALTYLNLYGITVDSITINRVMPAHTEDPYFKKWRDIQQNYIKQIEGSFAPIPIGQVPLFDQEVVGLDMLRQVGEKVYAEKNPVDIFFKEDPIAIEKVNDGHYKVRVKLPFMETMGQEPKILKLGDDLTIRIGDYQKVVALPIFIAGLESSGASFDNGWLSIDFTRDGE; encoded by the coding sequence ATGCGCAATATCATTTTTACGGGTAAGGGAGGCGTTGGAAAAACCTCTGTTGCAGCCGCAACAGCACTGAAAGCTGCTGACATGGGTTATAAAACCCTGATAATGTCTACTGATCCCGCTCACAGTCTCGGTGATTCACTTGATGTGCAGCTTGGCCCTTCCCCTGTCAAGGTTGCTGAAAATCTCTGGGGTCAGGAAGTCAGTGTTTTCGGTGATCTGAACCTGAACTGGGATGTTGTTCGGGAACACTTTGCTCAGCTAATGGAATCAAGAGGTGTAGAGGGTATTTATGCTGAAGAGATGGGTGTCCTTCCTGGTATGGAAGAGCTTTTCTCTCTCTCCTACATCAAACGTTATAACGAAGAAGAGTCCGATTACGACCTGCTTGTCGTTGACTGTGCTCCTACCGGCGAAACGCTTCGTCTCCTTTCACTTCCCGAGACATTCGGCTGGTTTATCAAGCTGATCCGCAACGTTGAGAAATATATGGTCAAGCCAATGATCAGGCCGCTCTCCAAAAAGGTCAAGAAAATTGACTCGATGGTCGCACCTGAAGAGGTTTACGAGAAAGTCGACAATCTGTTCGCTTCAACAGAAGGCATCATCGAGCTGCTTGCCGACGGTTCAAAATCGACCGTTCGTCTTGTTATGAACCCTGAAAAGATGGTTATCAAAGAGTCCATGAGGGCGCTGACCTATCTCAACCTCTATGGCATCACTGTTGACAGCATCACTATCAACAGAGTCATGCCTGCTCATACCGAGGATCCTTATTTCAAGAAATGGAGAGATATTCAGCAGAATTATATCAAACAGATTGAAGGTTCATTCGCGCCTATTCCGATCGGCCAGGTTCCTTTGTTTGATCAGGAGGTCGTCGGTCTTGACATGCTTCGTCAGGTTGGTGAGAAAGTCTATGCCGAAAAGAATCCTGTCGATATTTTCTTCAAGGAAGACCCGATTGCTATTGAGAAGGTCAACGATGGTCACTACAAGGTTCGAGTGAAATTGCCATTTATGGAAACTATGGGACAGGAGCCCAAGATCCTTAAGCTCGGCGATGATCTTACCATCAGAATTGGCGATTATCAGAAGGTTGTCGCTCTGCCGATCTTTATTGCCGGACTTGAATCTTCCGGAGCGAGCTTTGACAACGGCTGGCTCAGCATCGACTTTACCAGGGACGGCGAGTAA
- a CDS encoding LysM peptidoglycan-binding domain-containing protein has translation MSQRTSFSALTLLFCLLIATMLQPGRAYAARSQDDQAVAAVLDSLVAATYFDDSHFRQWKDDVPNGFSPTFIPQFDDETYAERIAELNRRTPIRLTYNEHVKNFIKLYAVDKRVMTAKILGLTKTYFPLFEQKLREYNMPTELKYLAIVESALNPVAVSSANAKGLWQFIYGTGKMYGLKSTSFVEDRFDPYKATVAACEHMTDLYDIYGDWFLVLAAYNAGAGNVNKAIRRSGGRRDYWGIWSKLPSETRSYVPAFIAVTYVMNYYKEHNIIPEEPGYLYENIATVNVSDVLAFDQIHEVLGIPLQDLEFLNPQYKRGVIPVIGPAPLSLRLPDHYVDDFNRKEKELYVHKSQSGIDRAQLLASVKEGGKERKIHRVRRGETLASIARMHRCYVSQLIKWNNLRNSRIYPGQKLSVFGAPETIRRSSKPSSAPSIVYHKVRKGESLIRIAKRYKVSVSNLASWNNLGRRRTIYAGQKLKIYGRGSGSTSSSSSVSQTHIVRRGETLGAIAKRYKVSVSNIASWNSLGRRRTIYPGQKLKIYGRGSGSTSSSSSVSQTHIVRRGETLGAIAKRYKVSVSNIASWNSLGRRRTIYPGQKLKINGRTSGSTSGAARTYIVKRGDTLGAIASRYKVSVSKIVSWNNLGKRRLIYPGQKLKVSSH, from the coding sequence ATGTCTCAACGAACTTCTTTTTCAGCACTTACACTCTTATTCTGCCTGCTGATTGCGACAATGCTGCAGCCAGGAAGGGCGTATGCAGCCCGTTCTCAGGATGATCAGGCTGTTGCGGCTGTACTGGACAGCCTGGTTGCTGCGACTTATTTTGATGATAGTCATTTCCGGCAATGGAAAGATGATGTGCCGAATGGCTTTTCTCCGACCTTTATTCCCCAGTTCGATGATGAGACATATGCAGAAAGGATAGCTGAACTCAACCGCAGAACGCCCATAAGACTGACCTACAACGAGCATGTAAAAAATTTTATAAAATTGTATGCCGTTGACAAACGGGTGATGACAGCAAAGATTCTTGGTTTGACCAAAACCTATTTTCCCCTTTTTGAGCAAAAGCTGCGCGAATACAATATGCCTACCGAGCTGAAATATCTTGCCATTGTCGAATCGGCACTCAACCCTGTTGCGGTATCGAGTGCCAATGCAAAAGGGCTGTGGCAGTTTATTTACGGTACAGGCAAAATGTATGGTTTGAAGTCCACCTCATTTGTCGAGGATCGATTTGATCCCTATAAGGCGACTGTTGCCGCGTGTGAACACATGACGGATCTGTATGATATCTATGGCGACTGGTTTCTTGTGCTCGCGGCATACAATGCCGGTGCCGGTAACGTCAATAAGGCTATCAGGCGATCAGGAGGACGGAGGGATTACTGGGGGATATGGTCGAAGCTTCCTTCGGAGACACGGAGTTATGTTCCGGCATTCATTGCGGTGACCTATGTGATGAATTATTACAAGGAACACAATATCATTCCTGAAGAACCGGGGTATCTCTATGAGAATATCGCAACGGTCAATGTCTCTGATGTTCTGGCTTTTGACCAGATCCACGAAGTGCTCGGTATTCCTCTCCAGGACCTTGAGTTTCTCAACCCGCAGTACAAGCGGGGGGTTATTCCCGTTATTGGCCCGGCACCGCTTTCGCTGCGTCTTCCAGACCATTATGTGGATGATTTTAATCGTAAGGAAAAAGAGCTTTACGTGCATAAATCACAATCAGGGATTGACCGCGCTCAGCTTTTGGCTTCTGTCAAAGAGGGGGGGAAAGAGAGAAAAATTCATCGGGTGAGACGTGGCGAAACGCTTGCATCAATTGCCAGAATGCATCGTTGTTATGTCAGTCAGTTGATCAAATGGAACAATCTTCGCAACTCGCGTATCTATCCCGGTCAGAAACTCTCTGTATTCGGCGCTCCTGAAACCATCCGCAGGTCTTCGAAGCCGTCTTCGGCACCGTCGATAGTCTACCATAAAGTTCGAAAGGGAGAGTCGCTTATCAGGATTGCCAAGCGCTACAAGGTAAGCGTCAGCAATCTCGCCTCATGGAACAATCTTGGTCGGCGCCGCACCATCTATGCTGGTCAGAAGCTTAAAATATATGGCCGTGGTTCAGGTTCGACGTCGTCCTCTTCCAGCGTGTCGCAAACCCATATTGTCCGTCGTGGAGAGACCCTTGGAGCGATTGCCAAGCGCTACAAGGTCAGCGTCAGCAATATCGCTTCATGGAACAGTCTCGGTCGGCGCCGTACTATCTATCCGGGTCAGAAGCTCAAAATATATGGCCGTGGTTCAGGTTCGACGTCGTCTTCTTCCAGCGTGTCGCAAACCCATATTGTCCGTCGTGGAGAAACCCTTGGAGCGATTGCCAAGCGCTACAAGGTGAGCGTCAGCAATATCGCTTCATGGAACAGTCTCGGTCGGCGCCGCACTATCTATCCGGGTCAGAAACTCAAAATAAACGGCAGGACATCAGGTTCGACGTCAGGAGCAGCCAGGACGTATATTGTTAAACGGGGCGATACGCTGGGCGCGATCGCGAGTCGCTACAAGGTGAGCGTCAGCAAGATTGTCTCCTGGAATAATCTGGGAAAGCGTCGCCTTATCTATCCAGGTCAGAAACTGAAAGTTTCTTCACATTAA
- the truA gene encoding tRNA pseudouridine(38-40) synthase TruA, which produces MIIEYDGTDFAGWQRQDGAVSTVQGEIEAVLRRILQEAVSITGAGRTDKGVHAMGQAASFMTGSSMEAGRLCHSLNSLLPSSIRIMSLIDVDGDFHARYSALSRQYRYMLRQRESAIFRRFSGYDRASHDLDQLNSRASVLLGRHDFKAFSKSGSDTRTTCCTVSEAQWFREKEFLVFQISANRFLRSMVRYLVSATLRFSGEEISYALVSRQPIKGLLPADPAGLFLWEIGYASAG; this is translated from the coding sequence ATGATTATCGAATACGACGGGACAGACTTTGCGGGGTGGCAGCGGCAGGATGGTGCTGTTTCGACCGTACAGGGTGAAATCGAAGCTGTTCTTCGGAGGATACTTCAGGAGGCGGTTTCTATCACAGGGGCCGGACGAACCGACAAGGGCGTTCATGCGATGGGTCAGGCGGCATCGTTCATGACCGGCAGCTCAATGGAAGCGGGCCGACTGTGCCATTCGTTGAATTCGCTCTTGCCTTCATCGATCAGGATCATGTCCCTCATTGATGTTGATGGTGATTTTCATGCGCGTTACAGCGCTCTTTCGAGACAGTACCGTTATATGCTCAGGCAGCGCGAGTCTGCAATTTTTCGCCGATTCAGCGGTTATGATCGAGCTTCTCATGATCTCGATCAGCTCAACAGCAGGGCATCGGTGTTGCTGGGACGTCATGATTTCAAGGCTTTTTCAAAAAGCGGTTCCGATACCCGGACGACATGCTGCACGGTCTCGGAAGCGCAATGGTTTCGTGAGAAAGAGTTCCTTGTCTTTCAGATATCGGCAAATCGTTTTCTTCGCTCTATGGTGCGTTATCTGGTGAGCGCCACACTCCGGTTTTCCGGTGAAGAGATCAGTTATGCTCTTGTAAGCCGTCAGCCGATCAAGGGGCTGCTTCCAGCTGATCCGGCTGGACTTTTTTTGTGGGAGATCGGCTATGCGTCTGCCGGGTAA
- a CDS encoding alpha-amylase family glycosyl hydrolase → MSPKKQHLEQLLKALEQLTIGECHESYHVPRLWQETAKGQHTVNPARYYHDIISRLVNSPELPFDNSGAPADEWSRSAIVYNLFPRLTTAFDHDNNNIISADPMASGFRETGTLLKSIALLPYIKQLGVNTLYLLPVTEPGYYGKKGALGSPYAIKNPFIIDPLLSEPVLGLRAEIELQAFVEAAHHLGMRVVLEYVFRTASVDSDWISTHPDWFYWLKGNSEENQQFGPPRFEHDTLTRIYEQVDKHEFDHLPAPSEEYRNQFSEAPLTTRLNPDGSMTGIAADGKECRIASAFSDWPPDDSQPPWTDVTYLKMHRDSSFNYMAYNTIRMYDAALDRPEVINNELWSSLESIIPFYQSTFSIDGAMIDMGHALPSALKAAIVEKARQQNSDFAFWDENFDPSSSVKEEGFNAVFGSLPFVIQDPIYIRGLLNFLNKTGSAIPFFATGENHNTPRLCHNHPRQETGRNRSRFIFALGIMLPALPFIHSGMELCEWHPVNLGLNFSDEDRRNFPSETLPLFSTGSYDWSRTNDLEPLNAFISKLLVIRRRYHDIISSGEKGSLIVPFVTGPEILAVMRKGEGHNLLFIGNSNPQEHSSGTMEFKNSHFTLTDLIGGQTLRVADHKLHLELQPGECLIVELTAE, encoded by the coding sequence ATGAGCCCAAAAAAACAACATCTCGAACAGCTTCTCAAAGCACTGGAACAGCTAACGATCGGGGAATGTCACGAAAGCTATCACGTCCCCCGTCTCTGGCAGGAAACAGCAAAAGGCCAGCACACGGTCAATCCCGCACGTTACTACCACGACATCATCAGTCGTCTTGTCAATAGCCCTGAGCTTCCTTTTGACAACAGCGGTGCCCCGGCCGATGAGTGGAGCAGGAGTGCCATCGTCTATAACTTATTCCCTCGCCTGACGACAGCATTCGATCATGATAACAACAATATCATCTCTGCCGATCCCATGGCCAGCGGGTTTCGTGAAACAGGCACCTTACTGAAATCCATCGCCCTGCTGCCCTACATCAAGCAATTGGGTGTCAATACGCTCTATCTCCTGCCGGTAACAGAACCCGGCTATTATGGAAAAAAAGGCGCACTCGGTTCACCGTATGCCATAAAAAACCCATTTATCATCGATCCACTGCTTTCTGAACCAGTCCTCGGGCTTAGAGCAGAGATTGAACTTCAAGCTTTTGTCGAAGCAGCGCACCATCTCGGCATGAGAGTCGTTCTGGAGTACGTATTCAGGACCGCATCTGTCGATAGCGACTGGATCTCAACCCACCCGGACTGGTTCTACTGGCTGAAGGGCAACAGTGAAGAAAACCAACAGTTCGGCCCCCCCCGTTTCGAGCACGACACGCTCACAAGAATCTACGAACAGGTCGATAAACATGAATTCGACCATCTGCCGGCCCCGTCAGAAGAGTACCGCAATCAGTTTTCTGAAGCGCCGCTCACCACAAGGCTCAATCCTGACGGAAGCATGACCGGCATAGCCGCTGACGGAAAAGAGTGTCGTATAGCCAGCGCATTTTCCGACTGGCCTCCGGATGACAGTCAGCCGCCGTGGACGGATGTGACCTACCTGAAAATGCACAGGGACAGCTCGTTCAACTATATGGCTTACAATACAATACGTATGTACGACGCGGCTCTTGACCGACCGGAAGTCATCAATAATGAGCTCTGGTCATCCCTGGAAAGCATCATTCCTTTCTATCAGAGCACGTTCAGCATAGACGGCGCCATGATCGACATGGGCCATGCCCTGCCTTCTGCACTCAAGGCAGCTATTGTAGAGAAAGCCCGGCAACAGAATTCTGACTTTGCTTTCTGGGATGAAAATTTCGATCCCTCTTCATCGGTTAAAGAAGAAGGCTTCAACGCGGTCTTCGGCTCGTTGCCCTTTGTCATCCAGGACCCGATTTACATACGAGGACTGCTGAACTTTCTCAATAAAACAGGTTCTGCCATTCCCTTCTTCGCTACAGGAGAAAATCACAATACCCCGCGGCTCTGCCACAACCACCCGCGCCAGGAAACCGGAAGAAACCGTTCACGTTTTATTTTTGCGCTCGGCATCATGCTGCCGGCGCTGCCGTTCATTCATTCAGGAATGGAACTGTGTGAATGGCATCCGGTCAACCTCGGCCTGAACTTCAGCGATGAAGACCGCAGAAATTTTCCGTCTGAAACCCTGCCGCTCTTCAGCACGGGAAGTTATGACTGGAGCAGAACAAACGACCTGGAGCCGCTGAACGCTTTTATCTCGAAATTGCTTGTAATCAGGCGGCGCTATCATGATATTATAAGCAGCGGAGAGAAAGGTTCGCTGATCGTACCGTTCGTAACCGGACCGGAAATTCTTGCAGTCATGCGTAAGGGCGAAGGGCACAATCTGCTCTTCATCGGAAACAGCAACCCGCAAGAGCACTCATCGGGCACCATGGAATTCAAAAACAGTCATTTCACCCTCACTGATCTGATCGGAGGACAAACGCTGAGAGTAGCGGATCACAAGCTGCATCTTGAACTGCAGCCAGGTGAATGCCTGATCGTAGAGCTGACCGCAGAATGA
- a CDS encoding carbohydrate kinase family protein, with the protein MSILVVGSLAFDDIETPFGRSDNTLGGSSTYIALSTSYFSDNIQMVGVVGSDFEEKHFELLNNKGIDTKGVQVIEKGKTFRWSGRYHYDMNTRDTLDTQLNVFADFDPHVPAQYREARFVCLGNIDPELQLKVLDQISNPELVICDTMNFWIEGKPEELKKTLERVDVFILNDSEARLLSGDPNLVKSARIIRNMGPKTLIIKKGEHGALLFTDNGIFAAPAFPLESIYDPTGAGDTFAGGFLGHLARTEEINDSELRKAVLYGSAMASFCVEKFGTEKIANIDLLEIEDRYQSFLDLSKISA; encoded by the coding sequence ATGTCAATTCTTGTCGTAGGTTCTCTTGCTTTTGATGACATTGAAACCCCTTTCGGGCGCTCCGACAACACGCTGGGAGGCTCATCCACCTACATCGCCCTTTCCACAAGCTACTTTTCGGATAACATCCAGATGGTAGGCGTCGTGGGATCTGACTTCGAAGAGAAGCATTTTGAGTTGTTGAATAATAAAGGAATCGATACCAAAGGCGTCCAGGTCATTGAAAAGGGGAAGACATTCCGCTGGAGCGGACGTTATCATTACGACATGAATACCCGTGACACCCTCGACACCCAGTTAAATGTCTTCGCAGACTTTGACCCTCATGTCCCCGCCCAGTACCGTGAGGCCAGGTTTGTCTGCCTTGGCAATATCGATCCTGAGCTTCAGCTTAAAGTGCTTGATCAGATCAGCAATCCCGAACTGGTCATCTGCGACACCATGAACTTCTGGATAGAAGGCAAGCCGGAAGAACTCAAAAAAACGCTTGAAAGAGTCGACGTCTTCATTCTCAACGACAGCGAAGCCCGCCTGCTTTCGGGAGATCCGAACCTCGTCAAATCCGCACGGATCATCAGAAATATGGGCCCGAAAACCCTTATCATCAAAAAAGGTGAACATGGGGCCCTGCTCTTTACCGATAATGGTATTTTCGCAGCACCGGCATTTCCTCTTGAGTCAATCTATGACCCGACAGGCGCCGGAGATACCTTTGCAGGAGGATTCCTGGGCCACCTTGCCCGCACGGAGGAAATCAACGATTCCGAGCTGCGTAAAGCGGTCCTGTACGGCAGTGCAATGGCCAGCTTCTGCGTCGAAAAATTCGGCACGGAAAAAATCGCCAACATTGACCTGCTTGAAATCGAAGACCGCTACCAGAGCTTCCTCGATCTCTCTAAAATCAGCGCGTAG
- a CDS encoding sodium:solute symporter family protein has protein sequence MQQLTSLDIGIIAGYLILTLLIGLYFSKKVSSNVSEFFLSGRQLPWWIAGTGMVATTFAADTPLAVTGLVAKHGIAGNWLWWTFVSGGMLTVFFFARLWRRAHILTDLEFIELRYSGPAAKFLRGFKAIYFGLFINAIIIGWVNLAMYKIVSIMIPELNPELVVIFCVLLTTLYSGLGGLWGVTITDTIQFVISMVGCIVLAVLAVNAPEVKAAGGLTEALPGWMFDFFPSITTGAQSGTINGALQLTFASFAALAFVQWWASWYPGSEPGGGGYIAQRMMSAKDEKHSLLATLWFIIAHYCLRPWPWIIVGLTSIVLFPDLPADQKEDGFVHVMQALLPPGLKGLLIAAFLAAYMSTLSTHLNWGTSYLVNDFYKRFIRPEASPAHFVVVSRILTLLVALFALYITFFVLQTITGAWEFIIQCGAGTGFVLILRWFWWRLNAWSEIVSMMTPFAVYAYLSFFTDITFPYSIYIIVLVTIAVTLIVTWLTPATNEDHLKKFYTITRVGGVFWKKISNQLPEVQSDNGFGRLFADWAAGIILVYSILFGTGKILFGTLQEALLYLAVALLAGSFIYYDLNRRGWSNLK, from the coding sequence ATGCAGCAACTCACCTCTCTCGATATCGGCATCATTGCCGGATACCTGATACTGACCCTGCTTATCGGCCTCTATTTCTCAAAAAAAGTATCCTCCAACGTATCCGAATTTTTTCTGTCAGGCAGGCAGCTGCCCTGGTGGATAGCAGGAACAGGTATGGTCGCGACAACGTTTGCAGCTGACACCCCTCTTGCGGTCACCGGCCTGGTCGCCAAGCACGGCATCGCAGGAAACTGGCTCTGGTGGACGTTTGTCTCAGGAGGAATGCTGACGGTCTTTTTCTTTGCCAGGCTCTGGCGGCGGGCACACATTCTTACCGACCTGGAATTCATTGAACTGCGCTACAGCGGCCCGGCCGCAAAATTTCTCCGAGGCTTCAAAGCGATCTATTTCGGACTGTTCATCAATGCCATTATTATCGGCTGGGTCAATCTGGCCATGTATAAAATCGTCAGCATCATGATACCGGAACTCAATCCGGAACTGGTGGTTATCTTCTGCGTGCTCCTGACAACACTCTATTCCGGACTTGGCGGGCTCTGGGGGGTCACCATAACCGATACGATCCAGTTTGTCATCTCCATGGTCGGCTGTATCGTCCTTGCCGTCCTTGCCGTCAACGCGCCTGAAGTCAAAGCGGCAGGCGGTCTGACAGAAGCGCTCCCCGGATGGATGTTCGACTTTTTCCCCTCCATCACCACAGGAGCCCAGAGCGGAACGATCAACGGTGCGCTTCAGCTGACGTTCGCCTCCTTTGCCGCGCTGGCCTTTGTTCAGTGGTGGGCATCGTGGTACCCCGGTTCCGAACCCGGAGGAGGAGGATACATCGCCCAGAGAATGATGAGCGCAAAAGACGAAAAACATTCGCTCCTGGCAACGCTCTGGTTCATTATTGCCCATTACTGCCTCAGACCGTGGCCATGGATCATTGTGGGTTTAACCAGCATCGTCCTGTTCCCCGACCTGCCTGCAGACCAGAAAGAGGACGGGTTCGTTCATGTGATGCAGGCCCTGCTGCCTCCCGGCCTGAAAGGACTGCTCATCGCCGCATTTCTTGCCGCTTACATGTCGACGCTCTCGACCCATTTGAACTGGGGAACGAGCTATCTTGTCAATGACTTCTATAAACGTTTCATCCGCCCGGAGGCTTCCCCGGCCCATTTTGTTGTCGTCTCGCGCATCCTGACACTTCTGGTCGCCCTTTTTGCTCTTTACATCACCTTCTTTGTCCTCCAGACCATCACCGGAGCGTGGGAATTCATCATCCAGTGCGGTGCGGGAACGGGATTCGTTCTGATACTCCGCTGGTTCTGGTGGCGGCTGAACGCATGGTCGGAAATTGTATCGATGATGACACCGTTTGCCGTCTATGCATACCTGTCGTTCTTTACCGACATCACGTTCCCCTATTCGATCTACATCATCGTTCTTGTCACCATAGCGGTAACGCTTATCGTCACGTGGCTGACTCCTGCCACCAATGAAGATCACCTGAAAAAGTTCTACACCATCACGAGAGTAGGCGGAGTTTTCTGGAAAAAAATCTCCAATCAGCTCCCCGAAGTACAATCAGACAACGGTTTTGGCAGACTGTTTGCTGACTGGGCAGCAGGAATCATCCTGGTCTACTCAATTCTCTTCGGTACAGGAAAAATCCTCTTCGGAACCCTGCAGGAAGCACTCCTCTATTTGGCTGTCGCGCTTCTGGCAGGCAGCTTTATCTACTATGACCTGAACCGTCGGGGCTGGAGCAACCTGAAGTAA